A stretch of the Streptomyces sp. NBC_00078 genome encodes the following:
- a CDS encoding HSP90 family protein, which yields MDSQTSKSSQPSQSPSPQSPHTFQVDLRGLVDLLSHHLYSSPRVYLRELLQNAVDAITARRAEQPDAPGLVRLYAQAGTLRVEDTGVGLTESDVHSLLATIGRSSKRAEEIADGIRQVRSDFLGQFGIGLLACFVVAERIRVVSRSARTPDAAPVEWTASDDGSYTVRTLPHAARPEPGTTVHLVARAGAGEWLTPERVLTLARDFGSLLPYDVRVGDEAVTDLPAPWDRPYPSPANRRVALARHCHELFGFTPLDSIELNVPLAGIRGVAYVLPLAVSPAQRATHRVHLKGMLLTERAEQLLPDWAFFVRCVLDTDSLRPTASRESLYEDETLAAVREALGERIRSWLTGLAAGDPERLADFLSVHHLGVKSLARHDTEMLRTMLPWLPFETTDGRLSLEEFAQRHPVVHFTRTVEEYRQVAPIASAQGVGVINGGYTYDSELVEALPSVRPGTVVAELDADTVTAHLDAVDPAEELALSGFLAAARAKLDPLACDVVLRAFHPLSVPALHLDDRAVRHEQARAEAEEQADDLWAGILGSLRGSTPRARLVLNHLNPLIRRISALGDPELIGTATESLYGQALLMAQRPLRPADTALLYRSFIGLLEWATHGDSDATGDSPGGGH from the coding sequence ATGGACTCCCAGACCTCGAAGTCATCCCAGCCGTCCCAGTCACCGTCACCCCAGTCACCGCACACGTTCCAGGTGGACCTGCGTGGTCTGGTGGACCTGCTCTCCCATCACCTCTACTCCAGCCCCAGGGTCTATCTGCGGGAGCTGCTGCAGAACGCCGTGGACGCCATCACCGCCCGGCGTGCGGAGCAGCCCGACGCGCCGGGGCTGGTGCGGCTGTACGCCCAGGCGGGGACCCTGCGTGTCGAGGACACGGGGGTCGGGCTCACCGAGTCGGACGTGCACAGCCTGCTCGCGACCATCGGGCGCAGCTCCAAGCGTGCCGAGGAGATCGCCGACGGCATCCGGCAGGTGCGCTCCGACTTCCTCGGGCAGTTCGGCATCGGTCTGCTGGCCTGTTTCGTGGTCGCCGAGCGGATCCGGGTCGTCAGCCGCAGCGCCCGTACGCCGGACGCGGCGCCCGTGGAGTGGACGGCGAGCGACGACGGTTCGTACACCGTGCGGACGCTGCCGCACGCGGCGCGGCCCGAACCGGGCACCACCGTGCATCTGGTGGCGCGGGCGGGGGCCGGGGAGTGGCTCACGCCCGAGCGGGTGCTCACGCTGGCGCGGGACTTCGGTTCCCTGCTGCCCTACGACGTCCGGGTCGGCGACGAGGCGGTCACTGATCTGCCCGCGCCCTGGGACCGGCCCTACCCCTCCCCCGCCAACCGCCGTGTGGCCCTGGCGCGGCACTGTCACGAGCTGTTCGGCTTCACCCCGCTGGACTCGATCGAGCTGAACGTGCCGCTCGCCGGGATCCGCGGGGTGGCGTACGTCCTGCCGTTGGCGGTCAGCCCGGCCCAGCGGGCGACGCATCGCGTGCACCTCAAGGGCATGCTGCTGACCGAGCGGGCCGAACAGCTGCTGCCCGACTGGGCGTTCTTCGTGCGCTGTGTGCTGGACACGGACAGCCTGCGGCCCACGGCCTCGCGCGAGTCGCTGTACGAGGACGAGACGCTGGCCGCCGTGCGGGAGGCGCTCGGCGAAAGGATCCGGTCCTGGCTGACGGGGCTCGCGGCCGGCGATCCTGAGCGGCTGGCGGACTTCCTGTCGGTGCACCACCTGGGGGTGAAGTCCCTGGCGCGGCACGACACGGAGATGCTGCGCACGATGCTGCCCTGGCTGCCCTTCGAGACCACCGACGGGCGGCTGTCCCTGGAGGAGTTCGCGCAGCGGCACCCGGTGGTGCACTTCACGCGGACCGTAGAGGAGTACCGGCAGGTCGCGCCGATCGCGTCCGCGCAGGGCGTCGGGGTGATCAACGGCGGCTACACGTACGACAGCGAGCTGGTCGAGGCGCTGCCGTCGGTGCGGCCCGGGACGGTGGTCGCCGAGCTGGACGCGGACACCGTGACGGCACATCTGGATGCCGTGGATCCGGCGGAGGAACTGGCACTGTCGGGATTCCTGGCGGCCGCGCGGGCCAAGCTCGACCCTCTGGCGTGTGACGTGGTGCTGCGGGCCTTCCACCCCCTCTCCGTTCCCGCGCTGCACCTCGACGACCGGGCGGTCCGGCACGAACAGGCCCGCGCGGAGGCCGAGGAGCAGGCCGACGACCTGTGGGCGGGGATTCTCGGGTCGCTGCGGGGCAGCACTCCCCGCGCGCGTCTGGTGCTCAACCACCTCAACCCGCTGATCCGGCGGATCAGTGCGCTCGGCGACCCGGAACTGATCGGCACCGCCACGGAGTCCCTGTACGGCCAGGCGCTGCTGATGGCGCAGCGACCGTTGCGGCCGGCGGACACGGCGCTGCTGTACCGGTCGTTCATCGGCCTGCTGGAATGGGCGACCCATGGCGATTCCGACGCGACGGGCGACTCCCCGGGGGGCGGTCACTGA